The proteins below come from a single Cupriavidus pauculus genomic window:
- a CDS encoding extracellular solute-binding protein, which produces MKHFLTGLGAIAALCCGMAGAQAATRTLYVGMNGGAMEKTYSEHVFKAFERANDVKIVVVPGTSSDILAKALAARAKPQLHLMFLDDGLMYRAIRMGLCEKQPASANSKKLYPQAHIENDMATGVTMSMTGIGYNTKIFKEKGWAPPTSWQDLGDPKYKGKVVFQSLPSSTFGLHGFLMLNRIRGGNEANVEPGFKAWPTTVGPNVLEYVSNSAKLSEMVQSGEAAVFPFTPSMTTIFQSRGLPVAYAPPKEGAVVLMVAQCVIANNTEQDLSQKLAAYLLSVDAQKAALEGGSYNPTNTDVTASGKAGQELATMKEYLKTAVTVDWTQINQNRSNWDRQWNRQVER; this is translated from the coding sequence ATGAAACACTTCCTCACCGGTTTGGGCGCGATCGCCGCCCTGTGTTGCGGCATGGCCGGTGCACAGGCCGCCACGCGCACGCTGTATGTGGGCATGAACGGCGGCGCGATGGAGAAGACCTACTCGGAGCACGTGTTCAAGGCCTTCGAGCGCGCGAACGACGTGAAGATCGTCGTCGTGCCCGGCACTTCGTCCGATATCCTGGCCAAGGCGCTTGCCGCGCGCGCCAAGCCGCAGCTGCACCTGATGTTCCTCGACGACGGCCTGATGTACCGCGCCATCCGCATGGGCCTGTGCGAGAAGCAGCCGGCTTCCGCCAACAGCAAGAAGCTCTATCCGCAGGCGCATATCGAGAACGACATGGCCACGGGCGTGACGATGAGCATGACCGGCATCGGCTACAACACCAAGATCTTCAAGGAAAAGGGCTGGGCGCCGCCGACGAGCTGGCAGGACCTCGGTGACCCGAAGTACAAGGGCAAGGTCGTGTTCCAGTCGCTGCCGTCGTCGACGTTCGGCCTGCACGGGTTCCTGATGCTCAACCGCATTCGCGGTGGCAACGAGGCCAACGTGGAGCCGGGCTTCAAGGCGTGGCCGACGACGGTGGGGCCGAACGTGCTCGAGTACGTGTCGAACTCCGCGAAGCTCTCGGAGATGGTGCAGTCGGGCGAGGCCGCCGTGTTCCCGTTCACGCCGAGCATGACCACCATCTTCCAGTCGCGCGGGCTGCCCGTCGCGTATGCGCCGCCGAAGGAAGGCGCCGTGGTGCTGATGGTCGCGCAATGCGTCATCGCCAACAATACCGAGCAGGATCTGTCGCAGAAGCTCGCTGCGTACCTGCTCAGCGTGGATGCGCAGAAGGCCGCGCTCGAAGGCGGTTCGTACAACCCGACCAACACCGACGTGACCGCGTCCGGCAAGGCGGGGCAGGAACTCGCGACGATGAAGGAATACCTGAAGACCGCGGTCACCGTGGACTGGACGCAGATCAACCAGAACCGGTCGAACTGGGATCGCCAGTGGAACCGTCAGGTGGAGCGCTGA
- a CDS encoding NAD(P)/FAD-dependent oxidoreductase: protein MAERSLSNADVLKTDVLIIGGGIVGTSAAIALRRRGMSVVLLERDLCGARSSGINFGGVRRQGRAFGQLPLAQRAHRIWQDLPALLGTDGEYVRSGHLKFARTAEDFGKLERYRDGAAAYGLDLELIGGAQLRRRFPWVGEGLAGASLSPEDGQANPRLVAPAFARAARAAGAVIREREEVIDVGIDVGVDAGRTTAGFHARTASGLTVHAAYLLNCAGAWAAPLAARFGDVVPLTQGHPAMAVTEPMPYFLPLSLGIEGGDIYCRQVARGNVVFGGGRVEPDEAGVDAIRSTTAALFRQMRSLAALVPRLDHAQIIRTWSGIEGYLPDRQPVLCASPGTPGLFHGFGFSGAGFEIGPAAGEVLAELVVDGHTPTPIETFDLRRFAPVTPHQAQQHHHAAKATTT, encoded by the coding sequence ATGGCTGAGCGCAGTCTGTCGAATGCCGATGTGCTGAAGACCGATGTGCTGATCATCGGCGGCGGCATCGTCGGAACCTCCGCGGCCATTGCGCTGCGGCGGCGCGGCATGTCCGTGGTCCTGCTCGAGCGCGATCTGTGCGGCGCGCGGTCGAGCGGCATCAATTTCGGTGGCGTGCGGCGCCAGGGCCGTGCGTTCGGGCAGCTGCCGCTCGCGCAGCGCGCGCATCGCATCTGGCAGGATCTGCCGGCATTGCTCGGGACCGATGGCGAGTACGTGCGCAGCGGCCATCTGAAGTTCGCGCGCACCGCCGAGGACTTCGGCAAGCTGGAACGGTATCGCGATGGTGCCGCGGCCTATGGTCTCGACCTCGAACTCATCGGCGGCGCACAGCTGCGACGACGCTTTCCGTGGGTCGGCGAAGGGCTGGCCGGCGCCTCGCTGAGCCCCGAGGACGGACAGGCCAATCCGCGACTCGTGGCGCCGGCGTTCGCCCGCGCGGCGCGCGCGGCGGGTGCGGTGATCCGTGAGCGCGAAGAGGTTATCGATGTTGGGATCGATGTCGGGGTCGATGCCGGCCGCACGACGGCGGGCTTCCATGCGCGAACCGCATCGGGCCTGACCGTGCATGCCGCCTACCTGCTCAACTGCGCGGGCGCATGGGCCGCGCCGCTGGCCGCGCGCTTCGGCGACGTCGTGCCGCTTACGCAGGGACATCCCGCGATGGCGGTGACGGAACCGATGCCCTATTTTCTGCCGCTGAGCCTCGGCATCGAGGGCGGGGACATCTATTGCCGGCAGGTCGCACGCGGCAACGTCGTGTTCGGCGGCGGTCGCGTGGAGCCGGACGAAGCGGGTGTCGATGCGATCCGGTCGACGACCGCCGCGCTGTTCCGCCAGATGCGCAGCCTTGCCGCGCTGGTGCCGCGGCTCGATCATGCACAGATCATTCGCACATGGAGCGGCATCGAGGGTTACCTGCCCGACCGGCAGCCCGTGCTTTGCGCGAGCCCGGGTACGCCGGGGCTGTTCCATGGGTTCGGCTTCTCGGGGGCGGGCTTCGAGATCGGCCCCGCGGCCGGCGAGGTCCTGGCGGAACTCGTCGTCGATGGCCATACGCCGACACCGATCGAGACCTTCGACCTGCGCCGCTTCGCACCGGTCACACCGCATCAAGCACAACAACATCACCACGCCGCCAAGGCGACCACGACTTAA